From a single Anomaloglossus baeobatrachus isolate aAnoBae1 chromosome 4, aAnoBae1.hap1, whole genome shotgun sequence genomic region:
- the LOC142302928 gene encoding olfactory receptor 2A7-like codes for MSESVQFTFDNFRFGMSLGRFIWARLPNALLKSCNDGALFVEENNMTVITEFFHLGFQVSQNLRMLLICLLLVIYCGTICGNLLIIALVSTRKIFHTPMYFFISQLSISDILLTTDIVPNMLYILLNNGGTITFNNCIFQLYVFGASETLECLLLTVMSYDRYVAICNPLHYTFIMTSGHCMILTVICWIFAWILILIYIITTAKLNFCGLNTIDHLFCDIVPLIELSCSDTFIVHLEIYLLSIPILIIPTAIIVASYSYIVLAVLRIPSSTGRQKAFSTCSSHLTVVSIFYWTIFCVYIVPKKGQTLTMSKSLSLLYTVFTPFINPIIYSLRNSDIKKSIHKTFKPSHY; via the exons atgagcgaatctgttcAGTTCACGTTCGACAATTTCAGATTCGGTATGAGCCTTGGCCGGTTCATTTGGGCTCGTTTACCGAACGCTTTGCTTAAAAGTTG CAATGATGGTGCATTATTTGTAGAG GAAAATAACATGACGGTGATCACAGAATTTTTTCACTTAGGATTTCAAGTCAGTCAAAATTTAAGAATGCTTTTGATCTGTCTTCTCCTTGTGATTTACTGTGGGACAATCTGCGGGAATCTCCTGATCATCGCCCTGGTGTCCACTAGGAAGATCTTCCACACTCCGATGTACTTCTTCATCTCCCAACTGTCCATCAGTGACATCTTGTTAACCACAGATATTGTCCCCAACATGCTCTACATCCTACTAAACAATGGAGGAACCATTACTTTTAACAACTGCATTTTTCAACTTTATGTTTTTGGTGCCTCAGAAACGTTAGAATGTCTTCTTCTGACGGTGATGTCTTATGACCGATATGTGGCCATCTGCAATCCTCTACATTATACCTTTATAATGACGAGTGGACATTGTATGATATTGACTGTCATTTGTTGGATTTTTGCATGGATTTTAATTTTGATTTACATCATCACAACAGCAAAGCTGAACTTTTGTGGACTAAACACCATTGACCATTTATTCTGTGACATTGTCCCATTAATAGAACTTTCCTGTTCTGACACCTTCATTGTTCACTTAGAGATTTATTTACTGAGTATTCCAATATTAATAATCCCAACCGCAATAATTGTAGCATCTTATTCCTATATAGTATTAGCAGTCTTAAGGATCCCATCCAGCACCGGCAGACAGAAAGCCTTCTctacctgcagctcccacctcaccGTGGTTTCCATATTCTACTGGACAATATTCTGTGTTTATATAGTCCCAAAAAAAGGTCAGACCCTTACTATGAGTAAGAGCTTATCATTGCTATACACAGTGTTTACTCCTTTCATCAACCCAATTATATACAGTCTAAGAAATTCAGACATTAAAAAAAGCATACACAAAACATTTAAACCTTCACATTATTGA